In Sardina pilchardus chromosome 10, fSarPil1.1, whole genome shotgun sequence, one genomic interval encodes:
- the alkbh3 gene encoding alpha-ketoglutarate-dependent dioxygenase alkB homolog 3, producing the protein MGDKRQRARVQGSWAKPAIRPAAAKPSSPAGPCPGSTSWKAGPRTYEFQQPSKPIRDIPEEKVIERSGVYDISHSPSGVSQLRLFTDFLQQEEADWTFSTLLAELPWSQKTNSRQGESYVEPRLTCWYGELPYTYSNSTMQANAEWHPVLSSLRASVERHSGRSFNSLLCNLYRDGRDSIAWHSDNERSLGPRPTIASLSLGDTRIFSLRKQPPPAENGDYTYVERLRIPLAHGSLLMMEGCTQDDWQHQVAKEYHDRGPRINLTFRTIYPEP; encoded by the exons ATGGGAGATAAACGCCAGCGGGCAAGAGTCCAAGGCAGCTGGGCTAAACCAGCGATCAGACCAGCAGCTGCCAAACCCAGTAGCCCTGCAG GTCCCTGTCCTGGATCTACATCATGGAAAGCAGGGCCACGGACATATGAATTTCAGCAGCCATCCAAG CCCATTCGAGACATTCCTGAGGAGAAAGTTATTGA GAGATCTGGGGTGTACGACATCAGTCACAGTCCATCAGGAGTGTCCCA GCTCCGGCTGTTCACTGATTTCCTCCAGCAGGAGGAGGCAGACTGGACGTTCAGTACTCTCCTTGCTGAACTTCCCTGGTCACAAAAGACCAACTCCAGGCAAG GAGAGTCCTATGTAGAGCCTAGACTGACGTGCTGGTATGGAGAACTGCCTTACACCTACTCTAACTCCACCATGCAGGCCAATGCAGAG TGGCACCCAGTGCTGAGCAGTTTGCGAGCCTCCGTTGAGAGACACAGCGGTCGGTCCTTCAACTCCCTCTTGTGTAACCTGTACCGCGACGGCAGGGACAGCATCGCCTGGCACTCGGACAACGAGCGCTCGCTGGGCCCGCGGCCCACCATCGCCTCCCTCAGCCTGGGCGACACGCGCATCTTCAGCCTCCGCAAGCAGCCTCCTCcg GCGGAGAATGGTGACTACACGTATGTGGAGCGGCTGAGGATCCCCTTGGCCCACGGCTCCCTGCTGATGATGGAGGGCTGCACTCAGGACGACTGGcag